The DNA window CGGGGCTATTCCGAGGAGGAGAAAGAGAAGATTCTCCGGGCTTACCGTGAACGCGGGTCAAAACGAGCAATCAGTCGCATTTTTGGGATCAGTCGCAATACTCTGAACCGGTGGCTTGAAAAAAGGGACACGAAGCCGACTCAGTAGCTGAGGGCCTCCGGCCAGCCAGGGACAACGACACCCTTGAACTCGACGAATGCTGGACATACGTCCGAAAACGGTCGAACAAACGGTGGCTCTGGGTCGCTCTATGCCGTCGAACTCGACAGGTCGTAGCATTTGTGATCGGAGACCGCTCGGCAAAAACCTGCGCACGGCTCTGGAGCCGGATTCCGGAGGGCTACCGGAAAGGCCGAAGTTTCAGCGACTTCTGGAAGTCCTATCGCCCAGTTTTTGAAGACGATTCCAGCCATCGGCAGGTCGGAAAGTCCAGTGGCGAGTTGGCACATGTGGAACGGTTTTTTGGGCGACTGCGGCAAAAGCTGGCACGGTACGTCCGTCGGACGCGAGCGGCCTCCCAGTCAGAACGAATGCTCCATCTGACGACAAAACTGTTCGTGGAGTGGTACAACGAAGCCATCACTTAACATCGACCCGCTACCTGAAGGGCGATTGCTGTTCGTCGAAAAGCAGTGCCGGATCCAAGGTTCCCCACCCCGCCCGGTCTCTCCCCGGCCCAGGACGCCCTGAGCTCGACACAGCGGATGCCCGGCGCCCGCACCGTCGGTGCCGCGCCCTCGTTCGTTGAAACGTTCGCGTACTAATCCGAAATGCCTTCCCATACCCCGTGTGAGACGGAACCGAGTCCGGCGCCGTATTTTCAAAAATTTCCGCTTGTTGGCCTGGTTTAATCGCTCTCCCACATGCTCGGTACGATCGGTGAGCTTCTTCTTCTAAGCGCCTTTGTGGCGTGTGGCGTGTCGGCCGTCGCCTTCTTCTGGGCCGCCCGGACCGACGAGGACATGCGCACGGCAAGCACCTGGAAGCAGGCGGGCCGCTGGGCCTGGGGCACCATGAGCACGGCCGTGGGCGCCGCGTCCGGGGTGCTCTGGTACATGATTCTGAGCCACCAGTACCAGTACGCCTACGTCTACCAGCAATCGTCGAACGACCTGCCGGGGCACTACCTCTTTTCCACGTTTTGGGCCGGGCAGGAAGGCTCGTTCCTCTTCTGGGCCCTCATGATGTGCGTCGTGGGGGGGCTCCTCATTGCCTACGTCCAGCGGGAGTACGAGACGCCGGTGATGGCCGTCGTGGGCCTCTGCCAGCTCTTCCTGCTGTCGATGATTGTGGGGCTGCAGTTCGGCCCCGTTGAGATCGGCTCCTCCCCGTTCATGACGCTGCCGGAGAAGTTTGCCGACGCGCCCATCTTTCAGCAAAACCCCGGCTTCGTGCCGGCGGACGGGCAGGGGCTCAACGACCTGCTCCAGAACCCCTGGATGACGATCCACCCGCCGATCCTCTTCCTCGGCTTCTCGGCGATGGTCGTGCCGTTTGCCTTTGCCCTGGCGGCGCTGTGGAAGAAGCGCTACACGCAGTGGGTGCGCCCGGCCCTGCCGTGGACGCTCTTCGCCGTCATGGCGCTGGGCGTGGCCATCGCGATGGGCGGATACTGGGCGTACGTCACGCTCTCCTTCGGCGGGTACTGGGCGTGGGACCCGGTGGAAAATTCGTCCCTCGTCCCCTGGCTGCTGGGCGTGGCCGCCTTCCACACGATGCTGGTGCAGAAGAAGAGTGGGTCGAGCCAAAAGGCCTCGCTCCTTCTCTCCATCGCGGCGTACCTGTTCGTCATTTACTCCACGTTCCTCACGCGAAGCGGGATTTTGGGGGACGTGTCGGTGCACTCGTTCGTGAGCCTCGGCCTCTACAACCAGCTGCTGCTCTGGATCGCCACCCTCGGCGTCCTGGGCATCGGGCTGTTCACGTACCGGTACGGCGAGCTGCCCGTGCCCGACGAGGAGCCGCGCACCCTCTCCCGCGAGTTCATGATCCTGTGCGGCTCGGTCCTGCTCACGGCCACGGCCGCCGTCATCATTCTCGGCACCAGCGCGCCCATCTTCGGCCAGATCTTCCGGGACAACCCGTCGGCCGTGCCGCAGTCGTTTTACAACCAGTGGACCCTCCCCCTGGCGCTCGGCTTCGTGTTTCTCGCCGGGCTCGGCCAGCTCTTCTGGTGGAAGAAGATGGACGTGGCGACGGTGAACCGGGTTCTGCTGAAGCCGCTCGCCCTGGCCACCGCGAGCACCATCGCCGTGCTCATTCTGACGCCGTTTGCGGAGCAGGCGCTCGTCATCCCGGCGGGAACCGGAGCCGCCCCCCAGACGGCCTCGGCCAGCCTCACGGGAAGCCTCGCCGACTTCTGGGCAGCGTACGGACAGGCCCTGCAGATGCTGCTCCTGCTCTTCGTGGGCTTCTTTTCGCTCTTCGGCAACGGGGCCGTGCTCTGGCGCATTCTTCGGGGCAACCCCCGGATGGCCGGCGGGGCGCTCTCGCACGTTGGCTTCGCCCTCATCATCCTCGGCATCATCGCGTCCAACGGCTTTGACCAGGCCCTCCCCCGCATCGGCGAGCCCACGGCGGCGGACGAGGACAAGATGCCGCGCGAGAACTTTGTGGTGGCCAAGGGCCAGACGCGCGTCGTGAACGGGTACCGGGTCACCTACGAAGGCAAGACGACGACCGACCGGGGCCGCGGCCAGTACATCTTGGACGTGCGCGACCCGCAGGGCCGCACCCATACGTTCACCCCTGTGGCCTATCAGGGCAGCAACGACCAGTGGTTCAAGCACCCGGACGTGAAGGCCTTCCTGGAGAAGGACCTCTTCGTCGCCGCCACGCCGAAGGAGGCAACGGGCGTCGCACAGGACGACGGGCCGCCCGGGGGCGAGTTTCAGCTCGCAGACGGCGACTCGACCACCCTTGGGGACCGCGAGTACGCGGTCGCCTTCCACGGATTCGAGGTCCTAAAGGGCCCGGAGGGGGCGATGGAGACGACGGCGACCGACGCCCGCGTGCCGGACGACGCGCAGATGGCCGTGGGGGCTCGCCTTCGGGTCACCAACCTCGATACCCGAGAGACCCGGTCGCTCATGCCCATCTACCTTGTGATGAACGACAACTCGCAGCAGTACATCGAGAACCGAATCGCGGACTGGGACCTCCGAATGAGCTTTACCGAGATGGACGCGAACAACGGCGAGGCGACCTTCGCCGTGGAGGGCGTCGACGTGATGCCCGAGAACTGGGTGGTGGTGCAGGCCTACACGAAGCCCCTCATCAGCGTCCTCTGGGGCGGCATTATCATTCTCACGATTGGCTTCGTCGTCTCCATCGGGCGCCGTGTGCAGGACATCCGGTTCCGGCGATGACCGGCTCCTGTCTGAGACCCGTAGGCATGACGCACCGCTGGAGGCCGTCTATATCGATTTCGCAGTGTCGTGAGTCATGCGTCATGAGTCACGTATCACGAGTACGCCTCCGTCGCATGGTCGGCAGTTCGGAAAATATATAGCGGACCAACTCATGACTCATCAACTCATGACTCGTCACCCATGACTCAATGGTAACCGTTCGCGAGCACATCGACCTCTCCCCGCCGGTGGACCGGGTGTTTGACTTCATGGATGCCCCCGCCCACCAGGCCTGGATCACCCCAAGTCTGTCGGACTCCACGCTCCTCGAGCGACTGCCAAACGGCGGCTCTCGGGCCCACTACGTCTACCGGATCCTCGGATTGTCGTTTTCCGGCGAGGTCCGCGCGACCGACTACGTGCCGAACGAGCGCATCGTCTGGAGCATGACGGGCGACCTTCAAGGCACCCTTCGATGGTACTTTGAGCCCATCGACGGCGGGTGCCACTTCACCTACGCAGCGACGTATCAGGTTCCGGGGCCGACCCTGCTGCACCCACTGGCCCGGCCGCTCATCCGGCGCTACAACGAACGCGAAGTTCAGTCCCTTCTGCACAATCTGGAGGCGCAGGTCACGTCGTAACCCCCAGGTACTGCCTCTTCTCCTGGGCACCTGTGCTCAAGCCCCCTCCGGTACTCCCCCAGTGTGAATACGCAATGAACTTAAATTTTTCTTGCACCTCGGGCAAACAAATTTCTGAGTCCCATTGGAGAAAAGAATAAATACGTTTGCCCTACAGTCCGTTTTGTTCGATTTTCTTCGTATCGGAAGCGCTTCGTATCAGAGGATCTTCCGTCTCGAACATACCGCCCCGCTTCTCTTCTATCCTTGACACCGCATTCCATGTCCCCCTAATTGGGGTTCACCCTCAACGGACGACCCATCCGCAATGATGACGTCTTCCCCATACTCCGTCCTCTTGGGATCCGGTCTGGGCCCTTCCTCTGTTCAGGGAGACCGGGCCCCCGTGGGTCGTTCGATCATGCACGAAGGGATTGCCGTGACGGGACGCGTGCCGACCGTGCTTCGGCGTTCGGTGCGTGTCCTTCTTCTTATTGCGATTCTTGCGGACTAACAACCGACCGCCAATCCCTTCCCAGCGATGACATCAGGTATCGTGCGGCGCCGAGGGGATTGGCCCCTCGCCCCCCACTCCCCGATGCCTGTGCCCTTGTCCAGCGTCATCGCATTCAGCTTGTGCGCCTCCGTCGGGCCCGCCGTGTACCCGTCTAGCGTCTCGGCGGCCTACACGGCATCGGGGCGTTTGGCAGGGGGGACAAGGGATTCGCGCGCGCCGTCCCTCCCCGCGACGTGTCCTCAAGACTAGGCCGACCCAGACCGACCGATGCCGACCGACACCATGCCGTCTTCCGATGCAGCCGCTCCCCCCTCAAACGGCGCGTCGGACGCGCCCATTCTGAAAGGCTCCGAAATTTTCGTCCGTGCCCTTGAGGAAGAAGGCGTGGACCGCGTCTTCGGCCATCCGGGCGGGGCCGTCATCAAGATCTACGACGCGATGGAGCGCATCCAGCCGTCGTACGACCACGTCCTCGTCCGGCACGAGCAGGGCGGCACCCACGCCGCCGAGGGCTACGCCAAGGCCACCGGGCGGGTGGGCACCATGCTCGCCACGAGCGGACCCGGGGCCACCAACACCGTAACGGGCATCGCGGACGCGTACCTCGACTCGGTCCCCATCGTCGTGTTCACCGGCCAGGTGCCCACCCACCTGATCGGCAACGACAGCTTTCAGGAGACCGACACGACCGGCGTCACCCGCAGCATCACGAAGCACAACTTCCTGGTGCGGGACGTGAACGAGCTGGCCTCGACCATCAGGCAGGCCTACCACATCGCCCGCACGGGCCGTCCGGGCCCCGTCGTCGTGGACCTTCCGAAGGACGTGCAGATGGACGAGGCGCCGTTCGCCTACCCGGAGGAGCCGGGGCTGGACGGGTACTCCGTCCCCGGCGCCGCGGCACCGACGCAGGTGGACCGGGCGGCGGCGATGATTGAGGAGGCCGAAAAGCCGCTCCTGTACGTGGGGGGCGGGACGATCAACGCCGACGCCCCCGAGGTCCTGACCGCGTTCGCCCGCGCGGCCAACCTCCCAGTCACCACCACCCTGCATGGCCTGGGCGCCTTCCCCGAGACGGACGACCTCGCGCTCGGCTGGCTCGGCATGCACGGCTTCTACCACACGAACATGGCCGTGCAGAACGCCGACCTCATCATGGCCGTCGGCGCCCGATTCGACGACCGCGTCACCGGCGACGTGGAAGAATGGGCCCCCAACGCGAAGATCATCCACGTCGACATCGACCCGTCGTGCATCTCGAAGAACGTGTACGCCGACTGCGCGCTCATCGGCGACGCGCAGACGGTCTTGCAGCAGCTCCGGCCCAAGGTGGAGCCGAAAGACACGTCGGACTGGCTCGCGCAGATCGACGAATGGCGGGGCGAGTGCCCACCCTACGAGTACGAGTCCCCCGAGGAGGACGGGATCGCGCCGGAGTCCGTCGTGGGGGCCCTGTACGAGAAGACGCAGGGCGACGCGGTGATGGTGACGGACGTGGGACAGCATCAGATGTGGGTCTGCCAGTACTACAAGTTCGGCCGAACCCGCTCCCACATCAGCTCCGGCGGCCTCGGCACCATGGGCTTCGGCCTGCCCGCCGCGATGGGCGCGGCCTTCGGCATGCGCGAGGGGCGCAACCTGGACATCGTCTGCGTGAGCGGCGACGGCGGCTTCGTGATGAACGCGCAGGAGCTGAGCGTGGCGGCCCGGCACGGCCTGCCCCTCAAGATCGCTGTGATCAACAACAACTACCTCGGCATGGTGCGGCAGTGGCAGTCCCTCTTCCACGAGGACCGCTTCAGCCACACGGACCTCAAACCCACGAACCCCGACTTCGTGAGGCTCGCGGAGGCGCACCACTGCGTTGGCCTGCGCGCACGTTCGCCCGACGAGGTGAGCGACGTAATCGACGAGGCCTGGACGGTCGACGATCGGCCCGTCGTGATGGAATTCCAGGTGCCAAAAGAGGAGATGGTTTTCCCCATGGTGCCCGCCGGCGCCGCCAGCGACGACATGCTCACGGAGATGTTCGACAAGGAGGCGATGGCGGAGAGCTAACGCGTATTTCGTAGGACAGCCGATTGCGACACGCAACACGCACTCCGGAATACTCCGCACGCAGAACAGCTTCTACTCCACACCCCAGCAGCCTCATGTCCAACGAAGAACCCCTGACCCGACAACAAATCCGCCGAAAGCAAAAGTTTGGCGAGCCCCTCCTGCCGGAAGAGGAGGACGAGACCGAACAGGAGCACCGGCACATCATCGCCGTCACGCTCGAAAATACGATCGGGGCGCTCAACCGCGTGACAAATCTCTTTTCGGCCCGGGGCTTCAACCTGGAGAGCGTCGCCGTGGGCGAGACCGACGAGCCCTCCGTCGCCCGCCTCACGCTCGTTACGGTGGGCAACGACCGCATCGTGGCCCAGATTACGCGCCAGCTCGATAACCTCGTCAACACCTACGACGTCACCGATCTGACCGACGCGGAGCACGTGGAGCGCGAGCTTTGCCTGCTCAAGGTCCAGTACACGACCGAGACCCGGTCGGAAGTGCTCGACATCAAGGACATCTTCCGGGGGCGGGTCGTCAACGTCACGCCGGAAACCATGATTTTGGAGGTCACCGGCCCCACGAAGAAGATCAACGCCTTAGTCGGCATGATGGAGGAGCACGGGATTGAAGAGGTCGCGCGCAGCGGACAGGTGGCGATGCACCGCGCCCTGGAGTACGAGGCGCCCAATCCCCTTGCCTCCGCCGACGCCGAGCCGTCCGCCAACGGTGCCTCTTCGGACAACGACTAGCTCCCCTCGCGGCGCCCCCCGTCGGTGAGCGCCGCCCCACACATCCATTTTCTTCCTTTTCTCCCAATCCATCCCCTTCCGACATGGACGTCCACTACGACGCGGATCCCGCTCTCATCCACGACAAGCAGGTCGCCGTCATCGGCTACGGCAGCCAGGGCCACGCCCACGCCTTGAATCTACACGACAGCGGGGTGGACGTGGCCGTTGGCCTGCGCCCCGGCTCCTCCTCTCGTCCGAAGGCCGAACAGCAGGGCCTCACGGTGATGGATATCGGCGAGGCGGCCGCGTGGGGCGACGTGGTGATGCTCCTCATCCCCGATCAGCACCAGAAGGACGTCTACGAGGCGAAGATTGCGGAGCACATGACGCCCGGCACGGCCCTCGGCTTCGGCCACGGCTTCAACATTCACTACGACCGCATCGAGCCGCCCGAGGCGGTCGATGTTTTCATGGTCGCGCCCAAATCGCCCGGCCACCTTGTCCGCCGTACCTACACGGACGGCAGCGGCGTGCCGTGCCTCGCGGCGGTCGACCAGGATCCCTCCGGCGGCGCAATGGCCCTTGCCATCAGCTACGCCGACGCGATTGGTGGCACCCACGCGGGCGTCATCGAGACAACCTTCAAGGACGAGACCGAGACCGACCTGTTCGGCGAGCAGGCCGTGCTCTGCGGCGGCTCGCAGGCGCTCATTCAGGCGGGCTTCGAAACGCTCGTCGACGCGGGCTACCCCGAAGAACTGGCCTACTTTGAGTGCCTCCACGAGCTGAAGCTGATCGTGGACCTCTACTACGAAGGTGGCCTCGAGTACATGAACCATTCGGTAAGTGATACCGCCGAGTATGGCGGCTACACGCGCGGCCCTCGGGTCATTGACGACGCTGTGCGGGAGCAAATGCAGGAGATCCTCGAGGAGGTGCAGTCCGGCGAATTTGCCGACGAGTGGATTGAGGAATACGAACAGGGGGCCCCGCAGCTCCAGGAGGAACGCGCGGCACTGACAGAGCACCCGATCGAGCAGGTTGGCCAGACACTCCGCGGCATGATGCCCTGGCTGAACGGCGATGAGACGTCGGCGGACGAAGATGCCCCCGACGCGGCGGACACGGCCCCTGCCTCGTCGAGTTGAGGGGTTGAGCGGGCGCGAAAAGGCCCCGTCGACCG is part of the Salinibacter ruber DSM 13855 genome and encodes:
- a CDS encoding IS1-like element ISSru2 family transposase (programmed frameshift), whose product is MIKETHECRECGSSNIIKNGHSASGSQQYHCKDCGAHKVLDPEPRGYSEEEKEKILRAYRERGSKRAISRIFGISRNTLNRWLGKKGHEADSVAEGLRPARDNDTLELDECWTYVRKRSNKRWLWVALCRRTRQVVAFVIGDRSAKTCARLWSRIPEGYRKGRSFSDFWKSYRPVFEDDSSHRQVGKSSGELAHVERFFGRLRQKLARYVRRTRAASQSERMLHLTTKLFVEWYNEAIT
- a CDS encoding heme lyase CcmF/NrfE family subunit, with the translated sequence MLGTIGELLLLSAFVACGVSAVAFFWAARTDEDMRTASTWKQAGRWAWGTMSTAVGAASGVLWYMILSHQYQYAYVYQQSSNDLPGHYLFSTFWAGQEGSFLFWALMMCVVGGLLIAYVQREYETPVMAVVGLCQLFLLSMIVGLQFGPVEIGSSPFMTLPEKFADAPIFQQNPGFVPADGQGLNDLLQNPWMTIHPPILFLGFSAMVVPFAFALAALWKKRYTQWVRPALPWTLFAVMALGVAIAMGGYWAYVTLSFGGYWAWDPVENSSLVPWLLGVAAFHTMLVQKKSGSSQKASLLLSIAAYLFVIYSTFLTRSGILGDVSVHSFVSLGLYNQLLLWIATLGVLGIGLFTYRYGELPVPDEEPRTLSREFMILCGSVLLTATAAVIILGTSAPIFGQIFRDNPSAVPQSFYNQWTLPLALGFVFLAGLGQLFWWKKMDVATVNRVLLKPLALATASTIAVLILTPFAEQALVIPAGTGAAPQTASASLTGSLADFWAAYGQALQMLLLLFVGFFSLFGNGAVLWRILRGNPRMAGGALSHVGFALIILGIIASNGFDQALPRIGEPTAADEDKMPRENFVVAKGQTRVVNGYRVTYEGKTTTDRGRGQYILDVRDPQGRTHTFTPVAYQGSNDQWFKHPDVKAFLEKDLFVAATPKEATGVAQDDGPPGGEFQLADGDSTTLGDREYAVAFHGFEVLKGPEGAMETTATDARVPDDAQMAVGARLRVTNLDTRETRSLMPIYLVMNDNSQQYIENRIADWDLRMSFTEMDANNGEATFAVEGVDVMPENWVVVQAYTKPLISVLWGGIIILTIGFVVSIGRRVQDIRFRR
- a CDS encoding SRPBCC family protein, with amino-acid sequence MVTVREHIDLSPPVDRVFDFMDAPAHQAWITPSLSDSTLLERLPNGGSRAHYVYRILGLSFSGEVRATDYVPNERIVWSMTGDLQGTLRWYFEPIDGGCHFTYAATYQVPGPTLLHPLARPLIRRYNEREVQSLLHNLEAQVTS
- the ilvB gene encoding biosynthetic-type acetolactate synthase large subunit, whose product is MPTDTMPSSDAAAPPSNGASDAPILKGSEIFVRALEEEGVDRVFGHPGGAVIKIYDAMERIQPSYDHVLVRHEQGGTHAAEGYAKATGRVGTMLATSGPGATNTVTGIADAYLDSVPIVVFTGQVPTHLIGNDSFQETDTTGVTRSITKHNFLVRDVNELASTIRQAYHIARTGRPGPVVVDLPKDVQMDEAPFAYPEEPGLDGYSVPGAAAPTQVDRAAAMIEEAEKPLLYVGGGTINADAPEVLTAFARAANLPVTTTLHGLGAFPETDDLALGWLGMHGFYHTNMAVQNADLIMAVGARFDDRVTGDVEEWAPNAKIIHVDIDPSCISKNVYADCALIGDAQTVLQQLRPKVEPKDTSDWLAQIDEWRGECPPYEYESPEEDGIAPESVVGALYEKTQGDAVMVTDVGQHQMWVCQYYKFGRTRSHISSGGLGTMGFGLPAAMGAAFGMREGRNLDIVCVSGDGGFVMNAQELSVAARHGLPLKIAVINNNYLGMVRQWQSLFHEDRFSHTDLKPTNPDFVRLAEAHHCVGLRARSPDEVSDVIDEAWTVDDRPVVMEFQVPKEEMVFPMVPAGAASDDMLTEMFDKEAMAES
- the ilvN gene encoding acetolactate synthase small subunit, coding for MSNEEPLTRQQIRRKQKFGEPLLPEEEDETEQEHRHIIAVTLENTIGALNRVTNLFSARGFNLESVAVGETDEPSVARLTLVTVGNDRIVAQITRQLDNLVNTYDVTDLTDAEHVERELCLLKVQYTTETRSEVLDIKDIFRGRVVNVTPETMILEVTGPTKKINALVGMMEEHGIEEVARSGQVAMHRALEYEAPNPLASADAEPSANGASSDND
- the ilvC gene encoding ketol-acid reductoisomerase; this translates as MDVHYDADPALIHDKQVAVIGYGSQGHAHALNLHDSGVDVAVGLRPGSSSRPKAEQQGLTVMDIGEAAAWGDVVMLLIPDQHQKDVYEAKIAEHMTPGTALGFGHGFNIHYDRIEPPEAVDVFMVAPKSPGHLVRRTYTDGSGVPCLAAVDQDPSGGAMALAISYADAIGGTHAGVIETTFKDETETDLFGEQAVLCGGSQALIQAGFETLVDAGYPEELAYFECLHELKLIVDLYYEGGLEYMNHSVSDTAEYGGYTRGPRVIDDAVREQMQEILEEVQSGEFADEWIEEYEQGAPQLQEERAALTEHPIEQVGQTLRGMMPWLNGDETSADEDAPDAADTAPASSS